The nucleotide sequence TTGCTCGACCCGCTTACCTTCCTTCAAGCGACCGGCGACATAGACCATCGCCACCTCTTTGTCGTCGAATATCTCCGGGTGCACCAAGGCCATCGAGGTCGCTTCAAGCACTGCTAACGTAAGAGGGTGTTTCCGCTATCCGGACACAGCAGGCGCGCGACGATCTCGACAGCCCGCGGCCGGATGGCGGAAAGGGCCCGTTGAACTGAAGCGCAGATCACCGACGTTGTCCCCACAGCACTGCAGGGATTCTATTGTGCTTGTGGGTGAGGGGGCAAGCGGAACGTGCGGCCGTGTCGTGCGGCCGGTGTTGTAGACCCTTACTGCAGGAAATGTTCGATCAGCCGGGCAACCTCCTGCGGATGCTCTTCATAGAAGAATAATTTCGCCTTCGCGATGGAGTGAAAGCCGGCTACTTGCGGGAATTGAGTGATCATCTCCCGCGCCTTCGGCTCGGGAAAGATCTGGTCGTTCGCTCCCCAAATGAAGAATGTGGGCATGGCCAGTTGCCCATGGAGCTGCCGCGCGCTCAACCGCTGCGCGCACGGCTCGTTGCTCGCCGACATTGCGCCCTGGCCTTTTGGAGCACGCGCGCCCACTGTGCTATTTGCGTGGCGGCTTGAAAGAAAAGGGTTCACGCACCGCGCAACGAAGGAGGGGGCATGCACAAGCAGACGCGGCTCCACGGGGTGATCGACGCGGCAACCGCCGCTCTTGACGGGGGCCTGGCGACGCTGCAAGGCGTCCACACCGCCATCGCCCGCAAGCCCTTTGCGCCGCTGCGGCTCGCGCCCGGAGTCGCTGAGGTGTCAGAAGTAGTACGGGTGATCCACGACGGCATCACCAGCCTCGTCTACCGTGGGCTGCACACCGCCATCGCCGTTGCCGGTGGCGCGGCGCGGCTCGCCGCACGCGTCGCAGCGACGGGCGATGAGGATCTTCGGCCCGGATCGCCGGCTGACCTGGCCGTCGCCGCAATCAACGGGTTCGCGGGCGACCGCCTGGCGCGCACCGGCAACCCGCTGGCGACGACCATGGGGCTGCGTCACCACGGTCGCAACGTCGCGCTCGAACGCGGCGCGCTGGCAGCGGCGTTTCGGAAGGCGTCGCCGCGCTTGGCGGTCTTCGTGCACGGGCTCGCGTGCAACGAAAGCTTGTGGCGATTGCACGCCGACCGCCACTACGGCAACCGCCACACGACCTACGGCTCGCGCCTGCAGACGGACCTCGGCTATACACCGCTCTACGTGCGCTACAACTCCGGCCTGCATGTCTCGGACATGGCCGGCAACTGGCGCAGCTGCTGGACCGAGTGGTCACCGCGTGGCCGGTGCCCGTCGATGAGCTGATCGTCATCGGCCACAGCATGGGCGGGCTCGTCAGCCGCAGCGGTTGCCACTACGGTCAAGAGGCTGGCCTCGACTGGGTTCGGCGGGTGCGTCACGTCGTCTTTCTCGGCTCGCCCCACCTCGGGGCGCCGCTGGAGAAGGCGGCGAACGTCACCGCTTGGCTGCTTGGACGCAGCGATATCACGCGCCCTTTCGCTGACGCGTTGAACGCGCGCAGCCTCGGAGTCAAGGATCTCCGCTTCGGCTCGCTGCGCGACGAGGACTGGCAGGGTGTGGATCTTGACGCACTGCTCGTGAACCGCACGGGCCAGGTCCCGCTCCTGGAGGGTGCGGCCCATTACTTCGTGGCAGCCACCGTCACGTGCGACCCGCGCCATCCGTTGGGCGTCGCGGTCGGCGACTTGCTCGTGCGCGAGACGAGCGCATCCGGTCGCGGGTGTGTGCGGCGCATGCAGTTTCCGCTCGACCACGGCCGGCACTTCGGGCCGATGCACCACTTCGATCTCTTGAACCACCCGGACGTCTACGACCAGATGCGCCGCTGGCTCGCAGGGCGCGCTGGGTGACGGCGGCTCCGGTCTGGCCGACACAGGGCGTTCATCCGGCTATGCGTTGGTCGATGAACTCTCGCATCACGCGCAGCACCCCCGGGTAGGTGCGCAATGAAACCCATGTGACTGGTGGGGTACCAGCGGATCGCCGGCTCGCCCCAGCGCTTCCACATCCGCTTGACCACGCGCGGGTCGAAGAAGCGATCGTTGGACGCGGCGATCACGAGAATCCGATCCACGGGCAGCTTGGGGAGCAGCTCGTACCAGCCCACGCTGGCGACGAACTCGCCGAACTCCTTCTTGCCCAGCCGAAGGAGCGGAGATCGCGCCGCATCTTCCCGAGCACGGGCGCGTCGGCGACCAGGGCTCCCAGGTCCATGTGCGCGATGAGGGGAACGGAGAAGGCGAAACGCTCCTCCAGACAGGTGAAGCTCAGCGACGGCGTGGTCTCGGGTACCACGGCCCGCGGTGCCGTAACCGGCTTGCGAACACACGCCGCGCAAGTCACCACGATCATCACTGGAACAAGCTTCTGCGCGAATGACATGGACGTCTCCTCTGGTTCATATCCCATCATCGGACCTTGCGTCTGGCAATCGGGGTCGGATGTTTGGTCGGTTTTCTCCCCGTGCCACGTTCAACGCGCTTGCGCACCGAATGTCGCGCTCGCAAGGAGGGCCGTTTTGCCGAGTGCCGCTTTCCACGCTTCACGATAGGCGTCGCGGTGCGCCGTGGCCGGGCAGTATGAGTTCGGACCGGAGACGAGGGGGACGCCCCCCCTGCGGGACTCAGGCTGGGAACGGGCGTCGGCTCCAGGCGGCGTTCAGGTTGCACGAGTCGCAGGTACTTGACCTCCCCGGCGAAGGCGTCCGTGGTAGCGCGCACGATGCCGGCGTTCAACGTCGATGAGACGACCTGATCGCGGGCTTCCAATAGGCCGGCGTGATACGGAACGCCGTCGCGCAAGTAGACCACGACGTCGCCGACCTTGGGTTCGTTGACCACGCGATATGGCACACCGCTCAGCAGGTCAGTCGTGGGGACAAAGGGAACATCCCAGCCCGCGGCTAGAAACATCCTCCAGACGAAGATCGTGTTGGGCAGAAAGTTAACCCCTCCGATCTCCAACGAGCGACGCATGCTTTCGATGTCGACGCGATGGCTGAAGATGTGCGGCGGTGGTGGCGGCCCGGTGATACGCCAACGGCCGTCGGCCGCGTCGAGCCGCAGTGCCGTGGTCTCAATATGCACGGCCGCATCGAGACCAAGCGCGGAAATCTGCCCAATAACCGCGTAGCGGACATCCACCTCGACCCCACCATTCTCGATACTTCGAGGTGAGCCGACCTCATAGCCTCCGATCAGCACCACGTGGTCCCACGCCGGCTCAAACGGCCAGGCAACCAGCGGGGCCAGTTCAACCCAGCCGGCAACGCTGACGCGCTTGCCCAGCCCATCCGCCTGGCAGAATTGCCGCACAATGCCCTGCGGACCGAACTCCGCCGCGCCCACAGGGGCCGCCACGCCGAGCACGAGGCACACGAGCAGTGCCGGCGAGAGCACTCTCCAGGCCGGCCCGGCTTCAGTCATGCGAGGCGGGATCATGGCGGGTTGAACTTACGCAAGGAGAGTCGGCACCGCAAATGCTTCGACCTCGGCGATTGGGCCTCGCCTCGGTCATTTGCCGAGAACTTTGCAATCCGTCCGGAATCGGTATAGCTTCCTCCCGCCAAGAGTCAGAAGCATTCCGCTCGCACCAAGAGGGACAATTGCGCTGAGCGCCGACAGCCGAGACTGAAGGATGGGACCGCTTGTCGTCTGGTGGTTAGTGCTCGAAGGTCTCGGGCTGATCACCCTGCCTCTGACGTTTCGCCTGTTCTCGGCGCGCGCCGACCACGGCTACGCCTTCGGCAAGATCCTGGCGTTGCTGCTGATTGCGTATGTGTCGTGGCTCGCCAGCCACGCGGGGTTGCCTCTGCACCTGTCACTGCCGTTGACGCTTGCGGTGTTCGTCGGGCTGAATCTGTGGCTGGCATGGAACGGGCGTCAGGCGTTGGGAGAATGGCTGAACGGACCCGGCCCGCGCGCCATGCTGACCCACGATCTGTTGTGGACGGCGGGCTTCCTGTTCTTCGCCTGGCAGCGCTCGCTCGGCCCGGAAATTTTCGGCGCCGAGAAGTACATGGACTTCGCTTTCTTCAACACCCTGACCCGCACCGACGTGATGCCGCCCCAGGATATGTGGATGGCCGGCCAACCGTTCAATTACTACTACTTCGGGTACCTTATATTTGCCGACCTGGCCCGTCTGACGCCGGTGAGCAACCACATCGCTTACAATCTCTGTGTGGTGACCGTCGGGGGTCTGGCATTCGGCGAGGTGGCGGCCATCGGACTGGCGATCACTCGACGACTGGCCTTCGCGCTGATCACCGGCGTCATGACCATGGTGATCGGCAACCTCGACGGCGTCCTGCAACTGTGGGAAAAGCACGGCTTCACGCAGTTCGACTACTGGCGCTCGTCGCGCATCGTTGCGCACGGCGACACCATCAACGAGTTCCCGTACTTCACCACCATTCACGGTGACCTGCACCCGCATTTCATCGTCCTGCCCGTCACGATTCTGCTGCTCGGGTTATTGCTCGATCCGGAACGCGCGAAACGTGTCGTCAACCAAGGACCGGCGCAAACGTTCCGGGACCTCTGGCCGTACGTCCCCGTCACCTTCGTCTTGGCGTCAATGGTGGTGATCAGTCCATGGGAGCTTCCGGTCGGGGCGATGATCACGTTCCTGCTGCTGGGGAGAGACCTGCCCCTGTGGCCGT is from Candidatus Binatia bacterium and encodes:
- a CDS encoding alpha/beta hydrolase, with the protein product MGARAPKGQGAMSASNEPCAQRLSARQLHGQLAMPTFFIWGANDQIFPEPKAREMITQFPQVAGFHSIAKAKLFFYEEHPQEVARLIEHFLQ